Proteins from a genomic interval of Trifolium pratense cultivar HEN17-A07 linkage group LG6, ARS_RC_1.1, whole genome shotgun sequence:
- the LOC123892780 gene encoding cytochrome P450 76T24-like, which yields MEYQTLLLGITFVSATIFIFIIRKLSQTKKSTKLPPGPHPLPILGNILELGKSPHKTLTKLSKIYGPIMTLKLGTITTIVISSPQLAKQVLHENSQIFSNRTIPHSVYATEHYKFSITWLHPLSTSWKKLRRVCATKVFSPKHLDSTKVIRQQKLKELLDYVNEKCNRGEVFDIGKAVFITMLNSISNTFFSMDLSQITHDEKSQEFENIVWGMMEEAGRPNISDFFPILRPLDPQSVRARMTDHMKKLCEILDGIIEDRICSRASKVDYEVCNDVLDSLLNNIGDTSSELSRNEMVHLFMDLFVGGIDTSSNTIEWIMAELLRHPDKLTKARKELCEAIGKDETLEESHISKLPYLQAVVKETFRLHPTVPLLIPHKCDENVNILGFNVPKNAEVLVNVWSMGRDPTIWENSNMFMPERFLECDINYKGNNFELIPFGTGKRICPGLSLAHRIVHLIVASLLRNFEWTLADGLMPENMNMDEQFGLSLKRVQPLRVQAT from the exons ATGGAGTACCAAACACTTCTACTAGGAATTACCTTCGTAAGTGCAaccattttcatcttcattATTAGAAAATTAAGCCAAACTAAAAAATCTACAAAACTTCCACCAGGGCCACACCCACTCCCCATCCTAGGAAACATCTTAGAACTTGGCAAAAGCCCACACAAGACACTCACAAAACTCTCTAAAATCTATGGACCAATCATGACACTAAAACTAGGAACCATAACAACGATAGTAATCTCATCACCACAACTAGCCAAACAAGTCTTACATGAAAATTCCCAAATCTTTTCTAATAGGACAATCCCTCACTCTGTGTATGCAACCGAGCATTACAAATTCTCAATCACATGGCTTCACCCCTTATCAACATCATGGAAGAAACTTAGGAGAGTTTGTGCTACAAAAGTATTCTCTCCAAAACATCTTGACTCCACAAAAGTCATTAGACAACAAAAGTTGAAAGAATTATTGGATTATGTGAATGAAAAATGCAACAGAGGTGAAGTTTTTGACATTGGTAAAGCTGTTTTTATAACTATGCttaattcaatttcaaacaCTTTCTTCTCTATGGATTTGTCTCAAATCACACATGATGAAAAGTCTCAAGAGTTTGAGAATATTGTTTGGGGTATGATGGAAGAAGCTGGTAGGCCTAATATTTCAGATTTCTTTCCAATTCTCCGTCCATTAGATCCACAAAGTGTACGTGCAAGGATGACCGATCATATGAAGAAGTTGTGTGagattcttgatggaattaTTGAAGATAGAATTTGTTCAAGAGCTTCCAAAGTTGATTATGAGGTTTGCAATGATGTGTTAGATTCACTTCTTAACAATATTGGAGACACTAGTTCTGAATTGAGCCGCAATGAAATGGTGCATTTGTTTATG GATTTATTTGTTGGTGGGATTGACACATCTTCAAATACAATTGAATGGATTATGGCTGAGTTATTACGTCACCCCGACAAATTAACAAAAGCAAGAAAAGAATTATGTGAAGCAATTGGCAAAGATGAAACACTTGAAGAATCACATATTTCCAAGCTACCTTACTTACAAGCAGTTGTGAAAGAAACATTTCGATTGCACCCTACAGTTCCATTATTGATACCCCACAAATGTGATGAAAATGTGAACATATTAGGCTTCAATGTCCCAAAAAATGCAGAAGTTTTAGTCAATGTGTGGTCCATGGGAAGAGATCCAACCATTTGGGAAAATTCAAATATGTTCATGCCTGAAAGATTTTTGGAGTGTGATATAAATTATAAGGGTAacaattttgagcttatacccTTTGGGACAGGCAAACGAATTTGTCCAGGATTGTCGTTAGCTCATAGGATTGTGCATTTAATAGTGGCATCCCTTTTACGCAATTTTGAATGGACACTTGCTGATGGACTAATGCCAGAAAACATGAATATGGATGAACAATTTGGATTATCCTTAAAGAGGGTTCAACCTCTTCGAGTTCAAGCTACATAA